One Pichia kudriavzevii chromosome 3, complete sequence genomic window carries:
- a CDS encoding uncharacterized protein (PKUD0C05130; similar to Saccharomyces cerevisiae YKL013C (ARC19); ancestral locus Anc_2.650) codes for MSQSLKPYLTAVRHSLNSALCLQDFSSQIVERHNYPEIESKRTQEILLNPLYISRNEFERVLIEPSINSVRVSIKIKQSDEIEEILVDKFTRFLTKRAENFLILRRVPVEGYDISFLLTNYHQEVMMKNKLVDFIIEFMEDVDKEISEMKLFLNARARFVAEAYLNMFD; via the coding sequence ATGTCACAATCTCTAAAACCTTATTTAACAGCTGTTCGTCATTCCCTCAATTCCGCTTTGTGTTTACAAGATTTCAGTTCACAAATTGTCGAGCGTCACAATTACCCAGAGATTGAAAGTAAACGTACACAAGAAATCTTACTTAATCCATTATACATCTCACGTAACGAGTTTGAACGTGTTTTGATAGAACCCTCCATTAATTCGGTGAGAGTCTCtataaaaatcaaacagAGTGATGAAATTGAGGAGATTTTAGTTGATAAGTTCACCCGTTTCTTGACAAAGAGAGCAGAAAACTTCCTTATTCTTAGACGTGTACCCGTCGAAGGCTATGACATCAGCTTTTTGTTGACTAATTATCACCAGGAAGTCATGatgaaaaacaagttgGTTGATTTTATAATCGAATTTATGGAGGATGttgataaagaaatcaGCGAGATGAAATTGTTCTTAAATGCAAGGGCAAGATTTGTCGCTGAGGCTTACTTGAACATGTTTGATTAG
- a CDS encoding uncharacterized protein (PKUD0C05090; similar to Saccharomyces cerevisiae YIR001C (SGN1); ancestral locus Anc_7.145), with protein sequence MSSHLVGPLTFRNTEGGKQPNNLVESLPDNSEDSLSSKDSTSSLTLSSTASTDSTISSSLKSHLGRNSKNLHLESQIPELDEPLSNLDLSQDLDGTSSSSDSCEEEPQLKDAVPLGPHQPKNQREIDSRSIYVSNIPFKISPWKLKQIFTYGTPSIPGCGENSINRVTIVCDRYSGLPKGYAYIEFSDKKYVENSLRFNGLDVDGRNIEVYKKRTNLPWINANSARKHFYLNGNHNDKFGNNYNFFSKHGTFKNISTENNHSIMDSNNNSMDKNNNNLRDSNNNIIDNSNNLMDNNNDYMDNNNSFMDNSNSVTDNNYKTKFNDLMGNKNNDNKQFGYFNRNFTKHRNSNYNFLNHDLRNTKYSPSNFKHHSIPSKMESPGGYSSVDVNENKDSNVENRDNTTSEHGHEHELTNVSSPLGSDNSLEGSVSSNDTYHPGGMSSRGRASRGVRGRGRGSSRGRGRGRGSSRGRGGLALHGKLVIDDHHYLTPSSRVGIYNNSE encoded by the coding sequence ATGAGTTCGCATTTGGTTGGTCCTCTAACCTTCAGAAACACTGAGGGGGGAAAGCAACCTAACAATTTGGTGGAATCATTGCCTGATAATAGTGAGGACTCGCTGTCTTCGAAAGACTCAACATCGTCATTGACCCTTTCCTCAACGGCATCTACAGATTCTactatttcttcaagtttaAAATCACACCTCGGAAGAAACAGTAAGAATTTACATTTGGAATCTCAAATACCTGAACTTGATGAACCTTTGAGTAATTTGGATCTTTCTCAAGACTTGGATGGGACAAGCTCATCGAGCGACTCTTGTGAAGAAGAACCGCAATTGAAAGATGCCGTACCTTTAGGTCCTCATCAACCAAAGAATCAACGTGAAATTGATTCACGATCAATTTATGTTTCTAATATACCTTTTAAAATCTCACCTTGGAAGTTAAAACAGATATTCACCTATGGTACACCTTCGATCCCCGGATGTGGTGAAAACTCAATCAACAGGGTAACTATTGTATGCGATAGGTATAGTGGGTTACCAAAAGGGTACGCCTATATCGAATTCTCTGATAAGAAATACGTTGAAAATTCATTGAGATTCAATGGCTTAGATGTAGATGGTCGTAATATTGAAGTCTACAAGAAGAGAACAAACTTACCGTGGATTAATGCAAATTCAGCCAGAAAACACTTTTATTTAAATGGAAATCACAATGACAAATTCGGTAATaattataattttttttctaaacaTGGTACATTCAAAAACATTTCAACGGAAAACAACCATAGTATAATGGatagcaacaacaattcaatggataaaaacaacaacaacttaAGGGATAGCAACAATAACATAATAGATAACAGCAATAACTTAATGGATAACAACAATGACTATATGGATAACAACAATAGCTTTATGGATAACAGCAATAGCGTAACGGATAACAAttataaaacaaaatttaATGATTTAATGGGtaacaaaaataatgataacAAACAATTCGGATACTTTAATAGAAACTTTACCAAACACAGAAATAGCAACTACAATTTCTTAAATCATGATTTAAGAAATACAAAGTATTCACCTTCAAACTTTAAACATCATAGTATACCATCTAAGATGGAAAGCCCCGGTGGCTATTCTAGTGTGGATgttaatgaaaacaaagatagCAACGTTGAAAACAGAGATAATACCACTAGTGAGCACGGCCACGAACATGAATTGACAAATGTCTCCTCCCCACTAGGATCGGACAACTCGTTGGAAGGTTCTGTGAGTTCCAATGACACTTATCACCCTGGTGGAATGTCTTCTAGAGGTAGAGCCAGTAGAGGAGTCAGAGGCAGAGGTAGAGGATCTAGCAGAGGCAGAGGTAGAGGTAGAGGATCCAGCAGAGGCAGAGGTGGTCTTGCACTTCATGGTAAGCTTGTGATCGATGACCACCACTACTTAACTCCGTCTTCAAGAGTAGGTATATATAATAATTCAGAGTGA
- a CDS encoding uncharacterized protein (PKUD0C05100; similar to Saccharomyces cerevisiae YIL004C (BET1); ancestral locus Anc_7.135): MSTSRYSAKAQKRDRQALFSVEDLSKSPSPLPLNTSSAYVYNEDNVHAGSEINTGVSTPYERPKHVAYSAKAAEMAMLESQSDESMNTMKYKLGALKDLSLAMGEQINKSKKNLSELGDDMGLSSERIKWNMGRMRRFVEKSGVGWRVWGVFSIIILWLFFWVWLF, encoded by the coding sequence ATGAGTACAAGTAGATACTCGGCCAAGGCGCAGAAAAGGGACCGCCAGGCCCTCTTTTCTGTCGAAGATTTATCCAAATCGCCGTCTCCATTGCCGTTAAACACGTCATCGGCCTATGTATACAATGAAGATAACGTACATGCTGGATCAGAGATAAATACGGGAGTGTCAACCCCATATGAGAGACCTAAGCATGTTGCATATTCGGCAAAGGCAGCAGAAATGGCAATGCTTGAATCCCAGAGCGATGAGAGCATGAATACGATGAAGTATAAACTCGGTGcattgaaagatttatCATTAGCCATGGGGGAACAGATCaacaaatccaagaaaaacttgagTGAACTAGGTGATGACATGGGACTTTCCAGTGAGCGGATCAAATGGAATATGGGGCGTATGAGGAGGTTCGTAGAGAAAAGCGGTGTTGGATGGAGAGTCTGGGGggttttttcaattattaTTTTATGGCTTTTCTTTTGGGTATGGTTATTTTGA
- a CDS encoding uncharacterized protein (PKUD0C05080; similar to Saccharomyces cerevisiae YER002W (NOP16); ancestral locus Anc_7.146) has product MVSVRKRKMNRSGVAKVRRKNNNKDKFNPKSNPVISKYWDKDLTAKQNYKKLGLTLKIGGPSGGEEKKIVIKPIHHNNMEEDLLESEDESKEELEQEGAEEELDPYDPANILEGTAKMVRNEQGEVVKIIYGTKKITKTGTGASDSQDKEDEDEEEEQTEEAKKVIAELEALAALPKKKEVHKMNELEIYRYEKLIEKYGDDYEKMKWDKKLNPFQLSPGQLRKQIKKYLELHATVN; this is encoded by the coding sequence ATGGTTTCTGttagaaagagaaagatgAATCGTTCCGGTGTGGCCAAGGTGCGCCggaaaaacaacaacaaggaTAAGTTCAATCCAAAATCTAATCCTgtcatttccaaatattggGATAAGGATCTCACTGCCAAGCAAAATTATAAGAAGCTTGGGTTGACTCTGAAAATCGGCGGACCTAGTGGAGgagaggagaagaaaattgtGATCAAGCCCATCCATCATAACAACATGGAGGAGGATTTGCTTGAGTCTGAAGACGAAAGTAAAGAGGAGCTGGAGCAGGAAGGAGCAGAGGAGGAGTTGGATCCTTATGATCCGGCAAATATTTTGGAAGGTACTGCCAAAATGGTAAGGAACGAGCAGGGTGAGGTGGTGAAGATTATCTACGgtacaaagaaaatcacGAAGACGGGTACTGGTGCTAGTGACTCCCAAGATAAAGAAGACGAGGACGAGGAAGAGGAACAAACAGAGGAGGCAAAGAAAGTCATTGCAGAACTAGAGGCATTGGCTGCGCttccaaagaagaaagaggtACATAAGATGAACGAACTAGAGATTTATAGGTATGAGAAACTTATCGAAAAGTATGGTGATGATTACGAAAAGATGAAGTGGGACAAAAAACTCAACCCATTTCAACTAAGTCCGGGTCAACTTCGAAAGCAAATTAAAAAGTATCTGGAGCTGCATGCTACTGTCAACTGA
- a CDS encoding uncharacterized protein (PKUD0C05110; similar to Saccharomyces cerevisiae YIR022W (SEC11); ancestral locus Anc_2.648), protein MNLKSIRLQLNNILTMAMVLAGSFAVWKGLAVVTNSASPLVVVLSGSMEPAFQRGDILFLWNREEFVNVGDIVVYNAPQRDIPIVHRVVREHIVEEKPTKLKNKNVNSATSKKTQQYLLTKGDNNERDDLPLYGYGKSYLNREKDIVGNVKGYLPKVGYVTILITENVYFKYAMFGFLAISALFTQE, encoded by the coding sequence ATGAACTTAAAATCAATACGTCTTCAACTAAACAACATTTTGACCATGGCAATGGTTTTAGCAGGCTCCTTTGCCGTGTGGAAAGGATTAGCAGTTGTCACCAATTCGGCGTCTCCACTCGTGGTGGTGTTGTCTGGCTCTATGGAACCTGCATTTCAAAGAGGTGATattctgtttctttggaaCAGAGAGGAGTTTGTGAATGTTGGTGACATTGTGGTCTATAATGCTCCTCAGAGAGATATTCCGATTGTCCATCGTGTGGTTAGAGAACacattgttgaagagaagCCAACtaaattgaagaacaagaatGTCAACAGTGCAacttcaaagaaaacacaGCAGTATTTACTTACAAAGGGTGATAATAATGAACGTGATGATTTGCCGTTATACGGTTACGGAAAGTCATATTTGAATAGGGAGAAAGATATAGTGGGTAACGTCAAAGGGTACCTTCCTAAGGTCGGTTATGTTACGATCCTCATAACCGAGAACGTTTATTTCAAGTATGCTATGTTTGGATTCCTTGCCATTTCAGCTCTATTTACACAAGAGTAG
- a CDS encoding uncharacterized protein (PKUD0C05140; similar to Saccharomyces cerevisiae YIR007W; ancestral locus Anc_7.172), translating into MLSKPSLGRKIIGRVDERDFINTIMRDPIVTKPLLVNNKGQIVERDTGRVVHLNGINFASNAKLPHTPIQKTHFNPETCGFYGEGDSVSFTNRPFSLDDAYEHISRIKQCGYNTIRFVITWEAIEHEGPGIYDTDYVDYVIKLFQVIYEVGGIYVFIDPHQDVWSRYSGGSGAPMWTLYAAGLEPRNFKETLAAKLHHMCPDPSKFTKMVWATNYGRLASQVMFTLFYSGKIFAPKAMLNGKNIQDFLQDNFIEAFGYLMDRLKDRIPHIFDSCLLGVETMNEPNSGFFGFSDLNHCSESQKLKLDEFPTPIQAMRLGMGFPESVDTYSLTIFGPLKNGSKWIDPKGIRAWVTKEDNRDNVYGFKRSPYWELGKCIFGQHGVWDIHTGELIKPDYFKVHPETGEYLDEDKFINGPILTCWGKFRKRMRQVDENMFLILQPPVLQIPPRIENDLRYVDNKTMIALHYYDGMSLMFQKWNRIMNVDTLGIIRGRYINPIFGLNLGESNIRKSIRKQLKEMENESKNNAGYGIPVIFTETGMPFNMEEKRAYKSGCYDSQEAATDAILSGLESERLHFTFWCYNPENCHKWGDYWNLEDFSIYSNNENDKKVFIRGNSYKEWLDKNAGKSIGEYTPQTGSSADSDDATSIQASTASDDSNTTKLLLRESTKQYNGSGAQEPLELNLFDGIRALNSIVRPVVMATNGTVTVCEYNYLTKDFHLEVSSVVPKCDVYPDIITLPRCHYNNNNYSLNVSDGSVQVKGNHLLQWIEWDHSGVSSGNVTLDISINKEIPRNMRGSDALCGNLKELACGYV; encoded by the coding sequence ATGTTATCGAAACCAAGCCTTGGCAGAAAAATTATTGGTAGAGTAGACGAAAGAGATTTTATTAATACAATTATGAGAGATCCAATTGTCACGAAACCATTACTTGTCAACAACAAAGGACAGATTGTCGAAAGAGATACGGGAAGGGTGGTTCATTTAAACGGGATAAACTTTGCTTCAAATGCCAAACTACCCCATACTCCGATACAGAAAACACACTTTAATCCCGAGACGTGTGGATTTTATGGTGAGGGAGACAGTGTATCGTTTACCAACAGACCCTTTTCCTTAGATGATGCATATGAACACATATCTCGGATCAAACAATGTGGATATAACACAATTCGGTTTGTTATAACTTGGGAAGCCATCGAGCATGAGGGACCTGGAATTTATGATACAGACTATGTTGACTACGTtataaaactttttcaagttATTTACGAAGTTGGCGGGATCtatgttttcattgatcCACACCAAGATGTTTGGTCTCGATATTCTGGCGGAAGCGGTGCTCCCATGTGGACCTTGTATGCAGCTGGGTTGGAACCCAGAAACTTTAAAGAAACTTTGGCGGCTAAACTTCATCACATGTGTCCTGACCCTTCCAAATTCACCAAAATGGTTTGGGCAACTAATTACGGTAGACTTGCATCGCAGGTTATGTTTACGCTATTTTATAGTGGGAAGATATTTGCTCCAAAAGCAATGCTAAATGGGAAGAATATTCAAGATTTTTTGCAAGATAATTTCATCGAAGCTTTTGGATATCTAATGGATCGATTGAAGGATAGAATACCTCACATTTTCGATTCTTGTCTTCTTGGAGTTGAAACAATGAACGAGCCAAATAGTGGCTTTTTCGGATTTTCGGATTTGAATCACTGTTCAGAAAGccaaaagttgaagttaGACGAGTTCCCCACCCCCATACAGGCAATGAGGCTTGGAATGGGATTTCCAGAGTCGGTGGATACTTACTCTCTTACTATTTTTGGTCCTCTTAAAAATGGATCCAAATGGATCGACCCTAAAGGTATCCGTGCATGGGTGACCAAAGAAGACAACAGGGATAATGTCTATGGATTTAAAAGATCCCCATATTGGGAATTGGGCAAATGTATATTTGGACAACATGGAGTCTGGGATATTCATACAGGAGAACTGATAAAACCAGATTATTTCAAAGTACATCCTGAAACTGGTGAATATCTAGATGAGGATAAATTTATAAATGGCCCAATACTAACTTGTTGGGGGAAGTTCAGAAAAAGAATGAGACAGGTTGATGAGAATatgtttttaattttgcAACCTCCCGTGTTACAGATACCTCCAAGAATTGAAAACGATTTGAGATACGTTGATAACAAAACCATGATTGCCTTGCATTACTACGACGGTATGTCTCTAATGTTCCAAAAGTGGAATAGAATTATGAATGTCGATACATTAGGTATAATACGAGGAAGATATATCAATCCAATTTTTGGGTTGAATTTGGGTGAAAGCAATATAAGAAAATCAATACGCAAACAACTaaaggaaatggaaaatgagAGCAAAAACAATGCCGGTTATGGAATTCCTGTGATATTTACAGAAACAGGCATGCCTTTCAATATGGAGGAAAAGAGAGCTTATAAGTCGGGCTGTTATGATTCTCAAGAAGCTGCCACTGATGCCATACTATCTGGTTTGGAATCAGAAAGGCTACACTTTACTTTTTGGTGCTATAATCCCGAAAACTGCCATAAATGGGGAGACTATTGGAACCTAGAAGACTTTTCTATATATTCAAACAACGAGAATGATAAAAAAGTATTCATCCGCGGGAACTCATATAAGGAATGGCTTGATAAAAATGCTGGAAAATCGATCGGTGAGTATACACCACAAACTGGATCTTCTGCTGATAGTGACGATGCAACATCGATTCAAGCATCAACTGCGTCAGACGACTCAAACACAACTAAGCTTTTGTTACGAGAATCAACTAAGCAATACAATGGATCAGGTGCACAAGAGCCACTAGAACTAAATTTATTTGATGGAATTAGAGCGCTGAATTCCATTGTCCGGCCAGTAGTAATGGCAACCAATGGTACCGTTACTGTATGTGAATACAATTATCTAACTAAAGATTTCCACTTGGAAGTGTCTAGTGTGGTCCCAAAATGCGATGTTTATCCCGATATCATCACATTACCGAGATGTCAttataacaacaacaattacTCCTTAAATGTGTCTGATGGCTCAGTTCAGGTAAAAGGTAACCATTTATTACAATGGATTGAGTGGGACCACTCTGGGGTCTCCTCCGGCAATGTTACTCTTGATATTAGTATTAATAAGGAAATTCCCAGAAACATGCGAGGAAGTGATGCTCTTTGTGGCAATTTAAAAGAATTGGCCTGTGGATATGTATAA
- a CDS encoding uncharacterized protein (PKUD0C05120; similar to Saccharomyces cerevisiae YKL012W (PRP40); ancestral locus Anc_2.649): MAWERLKDSSSGRSYYYNNETELTQWEFPDDILLQTLQKHGWDRAESDGNVYFYTVDGSTSSWNLPEQVLIELKSIFGDDLSEAEIKGESSVNGEEEIAESESETQNQQEQEHEPQQQSPASVNPEKDHDSNSEKKVVPKTNELLGIEYSGIEEGGSTAVDVSMASDSPPKDQVENDFIGLLESLDIPTNSTFNQCIPTLVNHANYWEVTDPLLRKELFTQFITQKRALELQNSKDKIRPLFMEVMAKNNVKYYTRWETFEKLIMDDDLCNTISDDVKREFFDEYVSKLRSEKEYQIAKTKQNELVELEKELRATVELNTEFTKTAVQLQSKYKNVTKSEILDVFEKVMSDKEKEQELMLSIEKKKNYRTDRKARQGFIRLLEKLLESGEFKPSSQLRWYQFVSVFKDKPEFLELCGHRGSTAIDYYWDIVEKENLKLQDKVELFKQQLVNANKKLGDVDEKMFIDIMLRASKAEVCNTPQEDMLSIYRLIKSPEAQTTQKRGTHQTDFPEGRLGVSKDGPQKRQKITLRRS; this comes from the coding sequence ATGGCTTGGGAACGTTTGAAGGATTCTTCCAGTGGAAGAAGCTACTATTATAACAACGAGACGGAGCTAACGCAGTGGGAGTTCCCCGATGACATACTTCTGCAAACTTTGCAAAAACATGGGTGGGATAGAGCAGAATCAGATGGTAATGTCTATTTCTACACTGTGGATGGCAGTACTAGTTCTTGGAATTTACCAGAACAGGTGTTGATTGAGCTTAAAAGTATTTTTGGTGATGATCTATCGGAAGCTGAAATTAAAGGTGAAAGTAGCGTAAATGGGGAGGAAGAAATCGCAGaaagtgaaagtgaaactcaaaatcaacaagaacaagagcATGAACCTCAACAGCAGTCGCCCGCTAGTGTAAACCCCGAGAAAGATCATGATAGCAATTCTGAAAAGAAGGTGGTTCCAAAGACCAATGAATTGCTTGGAATCGAATACAGTGGGAtagaagaaggaggaagTACAGCTGTGGATGTTTCAATGGCATCAGATTCACCTCCAAAAGATCAAGTAGAGAATGATTTTATTGGTCTGTTAGAAAGTCTGGATATCCCAACAAACTCAACATTTAATCAGTGCATACCCACCCTTGTAAACCATGCAAACTACTGGGAAGTTACCGATCCACTTTTAAGAAAAGAGTTGTTCACTCAGTTTATTACTCAGAAAAGAGCATTAGAACTACAGAACTCAAAAGACAAGATTCGTCCGTTGTTTATGGAAGTAATGGCAAAAAATAATGTGAAGTATTACACTAGGTGGGAGACCTTTGAGAAACTCATAATGGATGATGACTTATGTAATACTATATCAGATGACGTGAAACGagaattttttgatgaatatgTCTCTAAACTAAGATCTGAGAAAGAATATCAGATTGCTAAAACCAAACAGAATGAACTGGTTGAGCTTGAGAAAGAACTGAGAGCAACTGTTGAGCTAAACACAGAATTCACAAAAACTGCTGTGCAATTACAAAGTAAATACAAGAATGTCACCAAATCAGAAATTTTAGATGTTTTTGAGAAAGTCATGTCGgacaaagagaaagagcAAGAGCTGATGCTAAGCatagagaagaaaaagaattaCAGAACAGATCGCAAGGCAAGACAAGGTTTTATCCGACTTTTAGAGAAACTGCTGGAGTCTGGTGAATTTAAGCCAAGCAGTCAATTAAGATGGtatcaatttgtttctgtGTTTAAAGATAAGCCAGAATTCCTTGAACTATGCGGACACCGTGGATCTACAGCTATTGATTATTACTGGGATATTGTGGAGAAGGAAAATCTGAAATTGCAAGATAAGGTTGAACTATTCAAACAACAGCTAGTTAatgcaaacaaaaaactcGGAGATGTCgatgaaaaaatgtttATTGACATAATGTTACGAGCGTCTAAGGCTGAGGTTTGTAACACGCCTCAGGAAGATATGTTGAGCATTTACAGATTAATAAAAAGCCCTGAAGCACAAACAACGCAAAAGCGGGGCACGCATCAAACAGATTTCCCAGAGGGGCGATTAGGTGTAAGCAAAGATGGTCCTCAGAAAAGGCAAAAGATAACCCTTCGTAGAAGCTAA
- a CDS encoding uncharacterized protein (PKUD0C05150; similar to Saccharomyces cerevisiae YJR106W (ECM27); ancestral locus Anc_7.498), producing the protein MSGNAPLLTCEQVGLLPSTEQCAFVHQQCSNHPGLVNSFTLYYCIGTSETARHWVGIPILVLLLLALFGSIGLVTGNCLVPNLNAITVHLRIPENISGLTLLAFANGSPDIISTYTSFKTGNVMLAFGEIIGAAYFINTVVIGSIFLIKPFDIVPHSTDGQIDLPEHRLSVYNARGTYLRDVSFFIVAVLILIYCVQDGMLTRTEMMALISIYLGYVTIIVTWQWYFKKEMDRIRIDHRARSMYNENVLVPPRIDEHIEIEDTFNYNPQIIRNLEFETILSGLTAHRKYGIYVDNSGVPYTDNDNLANEDININSNEVDLIEPPRKSLVHSVLDIMMLPFVKLFRHSIPILTSSDYEGEYKPALTKLMELLTSLVISPIIVTQTFFPQVSLLWKVLMIILAISGEYFAYHNLIKSSNPSAVVKCMISLLGVFASVSWVSIIASEIISILTLISSLTFIKPSTLGITIFALGNSVGDLISCIVITKMGYPLMALAACIGGPLLNILMGLGISGLFSVDDKIEISTSVSIKMCLMGLLFNLSVVLMVIVPLGGWRCDRYIGAGMIFVWFVGVAVSVVVDTFFSP; encoded by the coding sequence ATGAGTGGAAATGCCCCCCTATTAACATGCGAACAGGTTGGACTGCTACCCAGCACAGAACAGTGTGCATTTGTACACCAACAATGCTCCAACCATCCTGGGTTGGTTAACTCATTTACACTGTACTATTGCATTGGGACATCAGAAACAGCAAGACACTGGGTAGGAATTCCCATATTGGTACTGCTGCTATTGGCACTATTTGGATCCATTGGGCTAGTAACGGGAAATTGCCTTGTTCCCAACTTAAATGCCATAACGGTTCATTTGAGGATTCCCGAGAACATTTCGGGCCTCACCTTACTAGCCTTTGCAAATGGCTCACCGGACATTATATCGACATACACCTCATTTAAAACTGGAAATGTCATGCTTGCCTTTGGGGAAATAATAGGGGCAGCGTACTTTATCAATACCGTGGTTATTGGGTCGATATTTTTAATTAAACCCTTTGATATTGTACCACATTCTACAGATGGTCAAATTGACTTGCCGGAACACCGGCTTTCAGTATACAATGCTAGAGGAACATACCTGAGAGACGTCagtttttttattgttgcTGTACTCATATTGATATACTGTGTTCAAGATGGCATGTTAACCAGGACAGAAATGATGGCCTTAATAAGTATCTATCTTGGATATGTCACGATAATCGTCACGTGGCAATGGTATTTCAAGAAAGAGATGGATAGAATTCGAATCGACCACCGTGCGAGAAGCATgtataatgaaaatgtcTTAGTTCCACCAAGGATTGATGAAcatattgaaattgaagatacGTTCAACTATAACCCACAGATCATCAGAAACCTTGAATTTGAGACAATTCTAAGTGGTCTTACGGCACATAGAAAATACGGAATATACGTAGACAATTCAGGCGTTCCCTACACAGATAATGACAATTTAGCGAACGAAgatatcaatatcaattcCAACGAGGTGGATCTAATTGAACCTCCGAGAAAATCATTAGTACATTCCGTGTTAGACATCATGATGTTGCCATTTGTCAAGTTGTTCAGACATAGTATTCCAATCCTCACATCAAGCGATTATGAAGGAGAATACAAACCTGCTCTGACAAAATTGATGGAACTGCTGACATCGTTGGTCATCTCTCCTATAATAGTGACACAAACGTTTTTCCCTCAGGTGTCACTCTTATGGAAGGTGCTGATGATTATTTTGGCTATTAGTGGGGAGTACTTTGCATACCACAATCtgatcaaatcatcaaatccGTCGGCTGTGGTCAAATGTATGATTTCTCTACTGGGGGTATTTGCCTCTGTCTCTTGGGTTTCGATAATTGCTTCCGAAATCATATCCATACTCACGTTGATTTCTTCCTTAACGTTTATCAAGCCTTCAACATTAGGTATTACTATATTTGCATTGGGAAATTCCGTTGGAGACTTGATTTCGTGTATAGTTATCACCAAGATGGGTTACCCGTTGATGGCCTTGGCAGCTTGCATTGGCGGCCCACTGCTCAACATCCTCATGGGTCTAGGAATTAGTGGCTTGTTCTCCGttgatgataaaattgaaatctcTACAAGTGTTTCAATCAAAATGTGTTTAATGGGATTGTTGTTTAATTTGTCGGTGGTTTTGATGGTCATTGTCCCCCTGGGCGGGTGGAGATGCGATCGGTATATTGGGGCCGGGATGATCTTTGTATGGTTTGTAGGTGTTGCTGTTTCTGTTGTAGTAgacacttttttttctccttag